The Streptomyces sp. P9-A4 genome contains a region encoding:
- a CDS encoding VWA domain-containing protein translates to MSPADPSTAPAGPSTASAAHRLTGLVAALRAHGFGIGTGETVDAGRALEAVGFTDRERVREALAATLLHGERQRAVFDQVFDLYFPLGHTGTAESYENTPADLAALRERLTEALGAADGAALDRLAAEAVSGFGGFGSAPGSDGWSSYQTLARLRPETLLARVRERVGAVRGAEEAEFTERLLDDEIRRRIEAFRERVRTEARRRVAERQGRDRVARRAVAGTADGVDFLLAGRAQLDELRRTVRPLARKLATRLAARRRRAARGEIDLRRTLRASLSTGGVPVRPVLRRRRPRRPELVLLCDVSGSVAGFAQFTMLLVQALHDQFSRVRVFAFVNRVDEVTGLIARDAEDPAGLGDRILAEAELTGWHGQSDYGTALGEFADRYAEAIGPRTVVFVLGDARTNGSDPNLAALKRIADRARRVHWLNPEQPSLWGTGDSVAPAYAGLVEMRPCRDARQLGALIGRLLPV, encoded by the coding sequence GTGAGCCCGGCGGATCCGTCCACGGCCCCGGCCGGCCCGTCCACCGCCTCCGCGGCCCATCGGCTGACCGGGCTGGTGGCGGCGCTCCGCGCGCACGGGTTCGGGATCGGGACCGGCGAGACCGTGGACGCGGGCCGGGCGCTCGAAGCGGTCGGTTTCACGGACCGGGAACGGGTGCGGGAGGCCCTGGCGGCGACGCTGCTCCACGGGGAACGCCAGCGGGCGGTGTTCGACCAGGTCTTCGACCTGTACTTCCCGCTCGGGCACACCGGGACGGCGGAGTCGTACGAGAACACCCCGGCGGACCTCGCGGCGCTGCGCGAGCGGCTCACCGAGGCCCTCGGCGCCGCCGACGGCGCCGCGCTCGACCGGCTGGCGGCCGAGGCGGTGAGCGGCTTCGGCGGCTTCGGCTCGGCGCCCGGTTCGGACGGCTGGTCCTCGTACCAGACGCTCGCGCGGCTGCGCCCCGAGACGCTGCTCGCCCGGGTGCGGGAGCGGGTCGGAGCGGTGCGCGGCGCGGAGGAAGCCGAGTTCACCGAGCGGCTGCTCGACGACGAGATCCGGCGCCGCATCGAGGCGTTCCGCGAGCGGGTGCGGACCGAGGCCCGGCGGCGCGTCGCCGAGCGGCAGGGCCGCGACCGGGTCGCCCGCCGCGCGGTGGCGGGCACGGCGGACGGTGTGGACTTCCTGCTCGCCGGGCGGGCCCAGCTGGACGAGTTGCGGCGTACGGTACGGCCGCTGGCGCGGAAGCTGGCCACCCGGCTCGCGGCCCGGCGGCGCAGGGCGGCGCGCGGGGAGATCGATCTGCGGCGGACGCTGCGGGCCTCGCTGTCGACCGGGGGCGTGCCGGTGCGTCCGGTGCTCCGGCGGCGGCGCCCCCGGCGGCCCGAGCTGGTGCTGTTGTGCGACGTGTCGGGGTCGGTGGCGGGCTTCGCGCAGTTCACGATGCTGCTGGTGCAGGCCCTGCACGACCAGTTCAGCCGGGTGCGGGTGTTCGCCTTCGTCAACCGGGTGGACGAGGTGACCGGGCTGATCGCACGGGACGCGGAGGACCCGGCGGGGCTCGGCGACCGCATCCTCGCGGAGGCCGAGCTGACCGGGTGGCACGGGCAGAGCGACTACGGGACCGCCCTCGGGGAGTTCGCCGACCGGTACGCGGAGGCGATCGGTCCGCGCACGGTCGTCTTCGTCCTGGGGGACGCCCGCACCAACGGCTCCGACCCGAACCTGGCGGCGTTGAAGCGGATCGCTGACCGGGCCCGCAGGGTCCACTGGCTCAACCCCGAGCAGCCGTCGCTGTGGGGCACGGGCGACTCGGTGGCCCCGGCGTACGCCGGTCTGGTCGAGATGCGCCCGTGCCGCGACGCCCGCCAGCTGGGGGCGCTGATCGGCCGGCTGCTGCCGGTGTGA
- a CDS encoding luciferase domain-containing protein codes for MNTARHASERLMSWPSLTPARAHCGAALGLGTATQEIVHFHGEHEADVHLTRAMVAKLRHALLGSSAVRLRAGSGWVTVRLDMGSDIDLLATLVSAALQANGVPDVAPDGCTRIRPVPGHR; via the coding sequence ATGAACACGGCCAGGCATGCCAGTGAACGTCTGATGAGCTGGCCCTCGCTGACCCCCGCCCGCGCCCATTGCGGCGCCGCGCTCGGACTGGGTACCGCGACGCAGGAGATCGTGCATTTCCACGGCGAGCACGAGGCCGACGTCCACCTCACCCGCGCCATGGTCGCCAAACTGCGCCACGCGCTCCTCGGATCGAGCGCGGTACGGCTCCGCGCCGGTTCCGGATGGGTGACGGTCCGTCTGGACATGGGATCGGACATCGACCTGCTCGCCACCCTGGTGAGCGCCGCCCTCCAGGCCAACGGCGTCCCCGACGTCGCCCCGGACGGCTGCACCCGCATCCGGCCGGTCCCCGGACACCGCTGA
- a CDS encoding winged helix-turn-helix transcriptional regulator produces MKWLETDTENCPVRRTLDLVGEKWTLLILRDAFNGVRRYDEFRRHLGLSEAVLADRLRKLVTAEVLRAEPYREPGARTRYEYRLTPKGIDLWPVLLALKQWGDTHAGEPEGPVLDIRHTDCDAAVRVVVQCEGEERATLTVRDVTVRPGPGARPLDA; encoded by the coding sequence ATGAAGTGGCTGGAGACCGACACGGAGAACTGCCCGGTCCGGCGCACCCTGGACCTCGTGGGCGAGAAGTGGACCCTGCTGATCCTGCGGGACGCCTTCAACGGAGTGCGCCGCTACGACGAGTTCCGCCGGCACCTCGGGCTCTCCGAGGCCGTCCTCGCCGACCGGCTCCGCAAGCTCGTCACCGCGGAGGTCCTGCGCGCCGAGCCCTACCGCGAACCCGGCGCCCGCACCCGGTACGAGTACCGGCTCACCCCCAAGGGCATCGACCTCTGGCCCGTACTGCTCGCCCTCAAACAGTGGGGCGACACCCACGCCGGGGAGCCCGAGGGGCCCGTCCTCGACATCCGGCACACCGACTGCGACGCCGCCGTCCGCGTCGTCGTCCAGTGCGAGGGCGAGGAACGGGCCACCCTCACCGTCCGCGACGTCACCGTCCGCCCCGGCCCCGGCGCCCGCCCGCTCGACGCCTGA
- a CDS encoding PP2C family protein-serine/threonine phosphatase yields the protein MEQATGEIGTTLDETTTCRELVRFATEHLRASVTVDLAAEQPQSQPDGARTRARTATRNPRRPGSGPSGSGAPGPIPPGSAQYGPLRPGPAPHGLHPPGYGPPGSGLPSAPASIGAGAHRLAVPLAVHDEAPLGTVTVARTAGGPFPADEVALLRHAARLAARHLGHARRLAATEDTALHLQRALVAEPGRPHPNLEIAGGYLPAGHRTLVGGDWFETVRLHFGRSLLVVGDVMGHGLDAAVDMNAYRAALREVAATDLPPHRVLRHLDSVVAEDDARRPATCLLVRVDPARGAATFANAGHLPPAVFGADGSAELVDLPVGPPLGTGVGGYEPTTRPLAPGATLLIFTDGLVERRGEDIDVSLARLAALRLPAGSGPREVVEEVLRRLDAHTAEDDVAVLAARIRARAPQ from the coding sequence ATGGAGCAGGCGACCGGCGAGATAGGCACGACGCTCGACGAGACGACCACGTGCCGGGAACTCGTGCGCTTCGCCACCGAGCACCTGCGTGCCTCGGTGACGGTCGACCTGGCGGCAGAACAGCCGCAGTCACAGCCGGACGGCGCGCGGACGAGGGCCCGGACGGCCACGCGGAACCCACGCCGGCCCGGCTCCGGCCCGTCCGGCTCCGGCGCCCCCGGCCCCATCCCGCCCGGCTCCGCCCAGTACGGCCCGCTCCGACCCGGCCCCGCCCCGCACGGTCTCCACCCGCCCGGCTACGGCCCGCCCGGCTCCGGCCTCCCCTCCGCGCCCGCCTCGATCGGCGCCGGTGCCCACCGCCTCGCCGTTCCCCTCGCCGTGCACGACGAGGCGCCCCTCGGGACCGTCACCGTCGCACGTACCGCCGGCGGGCCCTTCCCCGCCGACGAAGTGGCGCTGCTCCGGCACGCCGCCCGGCTCGCCGCCCGGCACCTCGGGCACGCGCGGCGGCTCGCGGCCACCGAGGACACCGCGCTGCACCTCCAGCGCGCCCTGGTCGCCGAGCCCGGCCGGCCGCACCCGAACCTGGAGATCGCGGGCGGCTACCTGCCCGCCGGGCACCGCACCCTCGTGGGCGGGGACTGGTTCGAGACGGTACGGCTCCACTTCGGCCGCAGCCTGCTCGTCGTCGGCGACGTGATGGGGCACGGCCTGGACGCCGCCGTCGACATGAACGCCTACCGCGCGGCCCTGCGCGAGGTCGCCGCCACCGACCTGCCGCCGCACCGGGTGCTGCGCCACCTCGACTCGGTGGTCGCCGAGGACGACGCCCGCCGTCCCGCCACCTGCCTGCTCGTCCGGGTCGACCCGGCCCGCGGCGCGGCGACCTTCGCGAACGCCGGGCACCTGCCGCCCGCCGTGTTCGGCGCGGACGGCTCGGCCGAGCTCGTCGATCTCCCGGTGGGCCCGCCCCTCGGCACCGGCGTCGGCGGGTACGAGCCGACGACGCGCCCGCTCGCCCCCGGCGCGACCCTGCTGATCTTCACCGACGGCCTCGTCGAACGCCGGGGCGAGGACATCGACGTGTCGCTCGCCCGGCTCGCCGCGCTCCGGCTCCCCGCCGGTTCCGGTCCGCGCGAGGTCGTCGAGGAGGTCCTGCGGAGGCTGGACGCGCACACGGCGGAGGACGACGTGGCCGTGCTCGCGGCCCGCATCCGCGCGCGTGCACCCCAGTGA
- a CDS encoding PaaI family thioesterase, with amino-acid sequence MARTRTVEWEDAGATARAAATMAGLDFLREIVAGRLPGPPIASLLGFSLEEVEDGRAVFVLEPGEEHYNLIGSVHGGVYATLLDSATGCAVHSTLPQGTAYTSLDLSTRFLRPLTTATGKVRAIGTVISRGRRTALAEAGLYDAEDRLLGHATSTCMLFPVPAEGAEGTRA; translated from the coding sequence ATGGCGCGGACGCGTACGGTCGAGTGGGAGGACGCCGGCGCCACCGCGCGCGCCGCGGCGACGATGGCGGGCCTCGACTTCCTGCGGGAGATCGTGGCGGGACGCCTGCCCGGACCCCCGATCGCCTCGCTCCTCGGCTTCAGCCTGGAGGAGGTCGAGGACGGGCGGGCCGTGTTCGTCCTGGAGCCGGGCGAGGAGCACTACAACCTCATCGGCAGCGTGCACGGCGGGGTCTACGCGACCCTGCTCGACTCGGCGACCGGCTGCGCGGTGCACTCCACGCTCCCGCAGGGGACGGCGTACACCTCGCTCGACCTGTCGACCCGCTTCCTTCGGCCGCTCACCACCGCCACCGGCAAGGTCCGTGCCATCGGCACGGTGATCTCGCGGGGCCGCAGGACCGCGCTGGCCGAGGCGGGGCTCTACGACGCGGAGGACCGCCTGCTCGGGCACGCGACGAGCACGTGCATGCTCTTCCCCGTCCCGGCGGAGGGTGCCGAGGGCACGCGCGCGTAG
- a CDS encoding YhjD/YihY/BrkB family envelope integrity protein: MPSTPGPPHDGAPTDNGHWFQRLYTRVSASPLGLAWNRGRAMELMHRAMGFAALSLLTLVPLLIVVAAADLARGQGFARWLVQGLGVSEVSQEQIERLFGQPGAALQRTTAFGLAALAAFGVTFGSAVQTGYERAWDLPTARWHTMWRHVVWLAVLVACLLLFVATPAPAESPAAITALVALADLAGTFVFFWWSQRFLLCGRIRWRALAPGAVLTALGLLGLRIFSQLVFSPLIASNAVTYGQFGTVLVLQSWLVGVGFVVYGGALAGRLVHEVLIERRLGGSGPAAE, encoded by the coding sequence ATGCCCTCCACACCAGGTCCGCCGCACGACGGTGCCCCCACCGACAACGGCCACTGGTTCCAGCGCCTGTACACCCGCGTCAGCGCCTCGCCCCTCGGGCTCGCCTGGAACCGCGGCCGAGCCATGGAACTCATGCACCGCGCCATGGGCTTCGCCGCGCTCAGCCTGCTCACCCTCGTCCCGCTCCTCATCGTGGTCGCCGCGGCCGACCTCGCCAGGGGCCAGGGCTTCGCCCGCTGGCTCGTCCAGGGCCTCGGCGTCTCGGAGGTCTCGCAGGAGCAGATCGAGCGGCTCTTCGGCCAGCCGGGAGCGGCCCTGCAACGCACCACCGCCTTCGGTCTCGCCGCCCTCGCCGCCTTCGGCGTCACCTTCGGATCCGCCGTACAGACCGGGTACGAGCGGGCCTGGGACCTCCCCACCGCCCGCTGGCACACCATGTGGCGGCACGTCGTCTGGCTCGCCGTCCTCGTCGCCTGCCTCCTCCTCTTCGTCGCCACCCCGGCACCCGCCGAGTCCCCGGCCGCGATCACCGCCCTGGTCGCCCTCGCCGACCTGGCCGGCACCTTCGTCTTCTTCTGGTGGTCGCAGCGCTTCCTGCTCTGCGGCCGCATCCGCTGGCGCGCCCTCGCCCCAGGAGCCGTCCTCACCGCACTCGGACTGCTGGGGTTGCGGATCTTCTCCCAGCTCGTCTTCTCGCCGCTCATCGCCTCCAACGCGGTGACGTACGGCCAGTTCGGCACCGTGCTCGTCCTCCAGTCCTGGCTCGTCGGCGTCGGCTTCGTCGTGTACGGAGGCGCCCTGGCCGGGCGCCTCGTCCACGAGGTCCTCATCGAGCGGCGGCTCGGCGGGAGCGGCCCGGCCGCCGAGTAG
- a CDS encoding NUDIX hydrolase, translating into MANIWLPPVEYVATLPRATAYACLYFTDTGGRPFQLRATYRTEPWQWPGGNMDPGETPWETAVRECHEETGITFTGEPRLLGTHFVVDRGEEWPANHIGFVFDGGELTDEQIAGVVLDPEEHSEYSLRTLDEWEREMEPREFARLAGIDRARRTGTPVYLESGPEGD; encoded by the coding sequence ATGGCGAACATCTGGCTGCCGCCCGTCGAGTACGTCGCGACCCTGCCGAGAGCGACGGCTTACGCCTGCCTCTACTTCACCGACACCGGAGGCCGCCCCTTCCAGCTGCGCGCCACCTACCGCACCGAGCCGTGGCAGTGGCCCGGCGGCAACATGGACCCGGGGGAGACTCCCTGGGAGACGGCCGTACGCGAGTGCCACGAGGAGACCGGGATCACCTTCACCGGCGAACCCCGCCTCCTCGGCACCCACTTCGTCGTCGACCGCGGTGAGGAGTGGCCGGCCAACCACATCGGCTTCGTCTTCGACGGCGGTGAGCTGACGGACGAGCAGATCGCCGGCGTCGTGCTTGACCCGGAGGAGCACAGCGAGTACAGCCTGCGCACCCTCGACGAGTGGGAGCGGGAGATGGAGCCGCGGGAGTTCGCCCGGCTCGCGGGCATCGACCGGGCCCGCAGGACGGGCACACCGGTGTACCTGGAGAGCGGTCCCGAGGGGGACTGA
- a CDS encoding AAA family ATPase: MTTGFFSSVDDVADKLATTGYLASPAVATTVFLADRLGKPLLVEGPAGVGKTELAKAVTEVMGARLVRLQCYEGVDESRALYEWNHAKQLLRITAGRGESWDEARTDIFGEEFLLPRPLLTAIRSDEPTVLLIDETDKADVEVEGLLLEVLSDFQITVPELGTITATRRPFTVLTSNASRELSEALRRRCLFLHIGFPEEELERRIVGLKVPGLDAALAASVVRVVGALRAMDLRKVPSVSETIDWARTLLALGADRLDERVVRETLGVLLKHQEDIVKAAAKLDLDAV, encoded by the coding sequence ATGACGACCGGATTCTTCAGCTCCGTCGACGATGTCGCCGACAAGCTCGCGACGACCGGCTATCTGGCGTCGCCGGCGGTCGCCACCACCGTGTTCCTCGCCGACCGGCTCGGCAAGCCGCTGCTCGTCGAGGGTCCGGCCGGCGTCGGCAAGACGGAGCTGGCCAAGGCGGTCACCGAGGTCATGGGCGCCCGCCTGGTCCGGTTGCAGTGCTACGAGGGCGTCGACGAGTCCCGCGCGCTGTACGAGTGGAACCACGCCAAGCAGCTGCTGCGGATAACGGCCGGCCGGGGCGAGTCCTGGGACGAGGCGCGGACGGACATCTTCGGCGAGGAGTTCCTGCTCCCCCGGCCGCTGCTCACCGCGATCCGCTCGGACGAGCCGACGGTGCTGCTCATCGACGAGACCGACAAGGCCGACGTCGAGGTGGAGGGCCTGCTCCTCGAGGTCCTGAGCGACTTCCAGATCACCGTTCCCGAGCTGGGCACGATCACCGCCACGCGGCGCCCGTTCACCGTGCTGACCTCGAACGCGAGCCGCGAGCTGTCCGAGGCCCTGCGCCGGCGCTGTCTGTTCCTGCACATCGGTTTCCCCGAGGAGGAGCTGGAGCGCCGGATCGTCGGCCTCAAGGTCCCCGGGCTCGACGCCGCGCTCGCCGCGTCCGTGGTACGGGTCGTGGGGGCGCTGCGGGCGATGGACCTGCGGAAGGTGCCGTCGGTCTCGGAGACCATCGACTGGGCCCGTACCCTGCTCGCGCTCGGCGCGGACCGCCTGGACGAGCGGGTCGTACGGGAGACCCTGGGCGTCCTGTTGAAGCACCAGGAGGACATCGTGAAGGCGGCGGCCAAGCTCGACCTGGACGCGGTGTGA
- a CDS encoding DNA-binding protein — protein sequence MANESDRPETEFPRAIGAPATRALAAAGYTRLDQLAGVPAAELGALHGVGPKALRVLGETLAERGLSLG from the coding sequence ATGGCCAACGAGTCCGACCGCCCCGAGACCGAGTTCCCCCGTGCCATCGGCGCGCCCGCCACCCGCGCGCTCGCCGCCGCCGGCTACACCCGGCTCGACCAGCTCGCGGGGGTGCCCGCGGCCGAGCTCGGCGCCCTGCACGGGGTGGGCCCGAAGGCGCTGCGCGTGCTCGGCGAGACGCTCGCCGAGCGGGGCCTCTCGCTGGGATGA